AAATACAATATGCCCACCATCAAGCATAGGTATAGGAAGTAGATTTAAAATTCCAAGATTAATCGAAATTAAAGCTGTAATGAAAAATAACACCACTAAACCATTATTTGCAGCTTTTGAAGTCACATCAACCATAGTGATGATACCCCCTAAATTTTGAGGATCTATCTGACCTGCGATGAGCTTTACAAGTCCTTTGACAATAAGTAAGGAAGCATTGATACTTTCATCAAAAGCAAAGTATACAGAGTCTAAGCCGGTATGATAAATTTTAGTAGTATTGGTGCTTTGAGTGATACCTAATAAAGGTTTTTGTATGGGTTGTAAAAATTCATTATAGCCTGTTCCGATTTTTGGTGTTAGAGTGACATTAAGTTTTTGATCGCCTCTTTGTATCAATAGCGTTGTTTCTTTTGGGCTTAAAAATTTAGAAATTTCATCAAAACTTTGAATAGCTTTTCCATCAATGGCTAAAATTTTATCTCCTGCTTGTAAATTTGCCATTTGTGCTGCAGAATCTGGCATAATTTTTCCAATTTGTGCGGCCGGTTTTATGAGTCCTAAATTTCCTATGGCAATATAAAGTAAAAAAGCTAGAAAAATATTAAAAAAAGGTCCAGCAACCAAAATGTAAATTTTCTTTAAGGGGCTTAAAATACTATAACTATCTTTGTCGTAATTTTCTTCCGTGGGATTTAAATCATCTTGACCCTTAAGCTTAACATAGCCACCAAGTGGTAAGGCTGAGAGCCTGTATTCTGTATTTTTATAAGTTTTTTTTATTAAGGTTTTGCCAAAACCTATGCTAAAAACTTCAACCTTTACACCTAGCGATTTTGCAGCTAGGAAATGGCCAAGCTCATGAAAGAAAATTAAAAAAGA
This genomic interval from Campylobacter sp. CCS1377 contains the following:
- the rseP gene encoding RIP metalloprotease RseP, with the protein product MKTLLFLLIILIIGFKFYSFEFLVTLLVISFLIFFHELGHFLAAKSLGVKVEVFSIGFGKTLIKKTYKNTEYRLSALPLGGYVKLKGQDDLNPTEENYDKDSYSILSPLKKIYILVAGPFFNIFLAFLLYIAIGNLGLIKPAAQIGKIMPDSAAQMANLQAGDKILAIDGKAIQSFDEISKFLSPKETTLLIQRGDQKLNVTLTPKIGTGYNEFLQPIQKPLLGITQSTNTTKIYHTGLDSVYFAFDESINASLLIVKGLVKLIAGQIDPQNLGGIITMVDVTSKAANNGLVVLFFITALISINLGILNLLPIPMLDGGHIVFNIYEMLFGKKVHPKVFEYLSYGGMILLLSLMLFATYNDIARLLKL